A DNA window from Fragaria vesca subsp. vesca linkage group LG3, FraVesHawaii_1.0, whole genome shotgun sequence contains the following coding sequences:
- the LOC101301848 gene encoding uncharacterized protein RSN1-like, which yields MATLGDIGVGASINILSAFLFFVVFAFLRLQPFNDRVYFPKWYLKGVRDSPTRSGAFVRKFVNLDYRSYVRFLNWMPEALKMPEPELIDHAGLDSAVYLRIYLIGLKIFVPIALVAWAVLVPVNWTNNTLDIAAHLKNVTSSDIDRLSISNIPEKSQRLWTHIVVAYAFTFWTCYVLLKEYEKVANMRLHFLATERRRPDQFTALVRNVPPDPDESVSELVEHFFLVNHPDHYLTHQVVYNANKLAKLVKKKKKMDNWLVYYQNKLERSKTSVRPLTKTGFLGLWGKKVDAIEHYQSEIDKLKKEIPEEREKVSNDPKSIVAAAFVSFKSRWGAAVCAQTQQSRNPTIWLTEWAPEPRDVYWPNLAIPYVELTVKRLIMGVAFFFLTFFFMIPIAFVQSLASIEGLEKAAPFLKPIVEVKFIKSVITGFLPGIALKLFLIFLPTILMIMAKFEGYASRSSLERRAASRYYLFSLVNVFLGSIIAGSALEQLKTFMHQSPSDIPVTIGTAVPIKATFFITYIMVDGWAGIAAEILMLKPLIIYHLKNTFLVKTDKDREEAMDPGSIGFNTGEPRIQLYILLGLVYATLTPVLLPFIIIFFGLAYVVFRHQIINVYNQEYESAAAFWPDVHGRILSALLISQLVLLGLLTTKKAAQSTPFLLALPVLTFAFYKYCQGRFEPAFVRYPLQEAKMKDTLESAREPNLNLKGYLQSAYVHPVFKECDDDDDEDHYSFEKYENESCVTVATKRQSRRNTPVPSRMTDQSTPSLPDAVEDLQP from the exons ATGGCTACACTAGGGGATATAGGGGTTGGAGCATCCATCAACATCCTTAGTGCCTTCCTTTTCTTTGTAGTATTTGCATTTCTTAGGCTTCAGCCGTTCAACGACAGAGTCTACTTTCCAAAATGGTATTTAAAGGGAGTAAGAGACAGTCCCACGCGCTCTGGCGCATTCGTGAGAAAGTTTGTCAATCTAGACTATAGGTCCTATGTGAGGTTTCTGAACTGGATGCCGGAAGCATTGAAGATGCCGGAACCGGAGCTTATTGATCATGCAGGATTGGATTCTGCTGTTTACTTGAGGATATACTTGATAGG GCTTAAAATCTTTGTTCCAATAGCACTTGTTGCATGGGCGGTTTTGGTACCAGTCAACTGGACAAATAACACTTTGGATATTGCCGCTCATTTAAAGAATGTAACGTCTAGTGACATTGATAGGCTCTCTATATCAAATATTCCAGAAAAATCTCAAAG ATTGTGGACTCATATAGTGGTGGCGTATGCCTTTACCTTTTGGACATGTTATGTGCTACTGAAGGAGTATGAGAAAGTAGCCAATATGCGGTTGCATTTTCTTGCCACAGAAAGACGACGACCCGATCAATTTACG GCCCTTGTCAGAAATGTTCCACCAGATCCAGATGAATCTGTAAGTGAGCTTGTGGAGCACTTTTTTCTGGTCAACCATCCGGATCATTATCTCACTCATCAG GTGGTGTACAATGCCAATAAACTTGCGAAATTGGTAAAGAAGAAGAAAAAAATGGATAACTGGCTTGTCTACTACCAAAACAAACTTGAAAGAAGCAAAACTTCAGTGAGGCCCTTGACTAAG ACTGGTTTTCTTGGACTTTGGGGAAAGAAAGTTGATGCAATTGAACATTATCAATCTGAGATTGACAAATTAAAGAAGGAA ATACCTGAAGAAAGGGAGAAAGTTTCAAACGATCCCAAGTCTATTGTGGCAGCTGCCTTTGTTTCCTTTAAAAGCAGATGGGGTGCTGCTGTTTGTGCACAAACTCAGCAATCTAGGAATCCAACTATTTGGTTAACCGAATGGGCTCCAGAGCCACGCGATGTATATTGGCCAAATCTGGCTATTCCATATGTAGAACTCACAGTTAAGAGGCTCATCATGGGTGTTGCATTCTTTTTCCTCACCTTCTTTTTCATGATCCCCATTGCATTTGTACAATCTCTTGCAAGCATTGAGGGACTTGAGAAAGCAGCTCCATTCCTAAAGCCCATTGTTGAAGT GAAGTTCATCAAGTCAGTCATTACAGGCTTTCTGCCTGGGATTGCACTGAAGTTGTTTCTGATATTTTTGCCAACCATATTGATGATCATGGCTAAATTTGAGGGATATGCATCTCGGTCTTCTCTTGAGAGGAGAGCAGCATCTAGATACTATCTCTTCAGTTTGGTGAATGTATTCCTTGGTAGCATTATAGCTGGATCGGCACTTGAACAGCTAAAAACTTTCATGCACCAATCACCATCTGA CATTCCAGTGACAATTGGTACTGCAGTCCCAATAAAAGCAACTTTCTTCATAACATATATAATGGTTGATGGGTGGGCTGGTATTGCTGCGGAGATCTTGATGTTGAAGCCACTTATTATATATCACTTGAAGAATACCTTCCTGGTGAAAACTGACAAGGACAGGGAGGAGGCTATGGATCCTGGAAGTATTGGTTTCAACACTGGGGAGCCTCGTATACAGCTTTATATTTTACTGGGCCTTGTATATGCTACACTGACACCAGTTCTACTTCCATTCATAATTATTTTCTTTGGCCTGGCTTATGTTGTGTTCCGTCATCAG ATCATAAATGTTTACAACCAGGAATATGAAAGTGCTGCAGCATTCTGGCCTGATGTCCATGGTCGCATTCTGTCTGCATTGCTTATTTCTCAACTGGTTCTATTGGGATTGTTGACTACCAAAAAAGCTGCTCAGTCTACACCATTTCTTCTTGCACTTCCAGTATTGACCTTTGCATTCTATAAGTATTGCCAAGGTCGTTTTGAACCTGCATTTGTTAGATATCCATTACAG GAAGCGAAGATGAAAGATACTCTGGAAAGCGCAAGAGAACCAAACTTGAACTTGAAAGGCTACCTCCAAAGTGCATATGTCCATCCAGTTTTCAAAGAGTGCGACGACGACGACGATGAAGATCATTACTCGTTTGAAAAGTACGAAAATGAGAGTTGTGTGACTGTGGCCACAAAACGCCAATCCCGACGGAACACTCCAGTGCCTAGCAGGATGACTGATCAATCCACGCCCTCGTTGCCAGATGCTGTTGAAGATCTACAGCCTTGA
- the LOC101304851 gene encoding uncharacterized protein RSN1-like, whose translation MASFRDIGVGAAINILSAFVFFIVFAILRLQPLNDRVYFPKWYFKGVRDSPTRSGTFVSKFVNLDYRSYVRFLNWMPAALNMPEPELIDHAGLDSAVYLRIYLIGLKIFVPIALVASAILIPVNWTNNTLDIDAKINNITSSDIDRLSISNIPDNSERLWTHIVLAYAFTFWTCYVLKKEYEKVASMRLHFLATEKRRPDQFTALVRNVPPDPDESMSELVEHFFLVNHADHYLTHQVVYNANRLAKLVKKKKKMDNWLVYYQNKLERSKTSVRPLTKTGFLGLWGKKVDAIEHYQSKIEKLRKEIAEEMERVANDPKSIMAAAFVSFKSRWGAAVCAQTQQFRNPTIWVTEWAPEPRDVYWPNLAIPYVSLTVKKLIMAVAFFFLTFFFIIPIAIVQSIASLEGLEKAAPFLKPIVEEKFIKSVITGFLPGIALKLFLIFLPTILMIMAKFEGHTSLSSLERRAASRYYLFALVNVFLGSIIAGSALEQLKTFMHQSPSEIPETIGVAIPIKATFFITYIMVDGWAGIAAEILMLKPLIMYHLKNTFLVKTDKDREEAMDPGSIGFHTREPRIQLYILLGLVYSTMTPVLLPFIVVFFGLAYLVFRHQIINVYNQEYESAAAFWPDVHGRVVSALILSQLVLMGLLSTKGAKISTPFLLPLPIMTVAFYKYCAGRYEPAFVRYPLQEAKMKDTLEHAREPNLNLKGYLQSAYVHPVFKECAEDDDEEEKALYETVIVATKRQSRRNTPVQSKMTGGSTSPLPDAAHEDLQP comes from the exons ATGGCTTCATTCCGGGATATAGGGGTTGGAGCAGCCATCAATATCCTCAGTGCCTTCGTTTTCTTTATAGTATTTGCAATTCTTAGGCTTCAGCCCTTGAACGACAGGGTATACTTTCCAAAATGGTATTTCAAGGGAGTAAGAGACAGTCCCACACGCTCTGGCACATTCGTGAGTAAGTTTGTCAATCTAGACTATAGGTCATATGTGAGGTTTCTGAATTGGATGCCGGCAGCATTGAACATGCCGGAACCGGAGCTTATTGATCATGCAGGATTGGATTCTGCTGTTTACTTGAGGATATACTTGATAGG GCTTAAAATCTTTGTTCCAATAGCACTCGTTGCATCAGCTATTTTGATACCAGTTAACTGGACAAATAACACTTTGGATATTGATGCTAAGATTAACAACATTACTTCTAGTGACATTGATAGGCTCTCTATTTCAAATATCCCAGATAACTCTGAAAG ATTGTGGACTCATATAGTGCTGGCGTATGCCTTTACCTTTTGGACATGTTATGTGCTAAAGAAGGAGTATGAGAAAGTTGCCTCAATGCGCTTGCATTTTCTTGCAACTGAAAAACGACGACCAGACCAATTTACG GCACTTGTCAGAAATGTTCCACCAGATCCAGATGAATCTATGAGTGAGCTTGTGGAGCACTTTTTTCTGGTCAACCATGCGGATCATTATCTTACTCATCAG GTGGTGTACAATGCCAACAGACTTGCAAAATTGGTCAAGAAGAAGAAAAAAATGGATAACTGGCTTGTCTACTACCAAAACAAACTTGAAAGAAGCAAAACTTCAGTGAGGCCCTTGACTAAG ACTGGTTTTCTTGGGCTTTGGGGAAAGAAAGTTGATGCAATTGAACATTATCAATCTAAGATTGAGAAATTGAGAAAGGAA ATAGCTGAAGAAATGGAGAGGGTTGCAAACGATCCCAAATCTATCATGGCAGCTGCCTTTGTTTCCTTTAAAAGCAGATGGGGCGCTGCTGTTTGTGCACAAACTCAGCAATTTAGAAATCCAACTATTTGGGTGACCGAATGGGCTCCAGAGCCACGCGATGTATACTGGCCAAATCTGGCTATTCCATATGTTTCACTCACAGTTAAGAAGCTCATCATGGCTGTTGCATTCTTTTTCCTAACCTTCTTTTTCATAATCCCTATTGCAATTGTACAATCTATTGCAAGCCTGGAGGGTCTTGAGAAAGCAGCTCCATTCCTAAAGCCCATTGTCGAAGA GAAGTTCATCAAGTCAGTCATTACAGGCTTTCTGCCTGGGATTGCACTGAAGTTGTTTCTGATATTTTTGCCAACCATACTGATGATCATGGCCAAATTTGAAGGGCATACATCTCTGTCTTCTCTTGAGAGGAGAGCAGCATCTAGATACTATCTCTTTGCTTTGGTGAATGTATTCCTTGGTAGCATTATAGCTGGATCGGCACTTGAACAGCTAAAAACTTTCATGCATCAATCACCTTCTGA AATTCCAGAGACAATTGGCGTCGCAATCCCTATAAAAGCAACTTTCTTCATAACATATATAATGGTTGATGGGTGGGCTGGTATCGCCGCAGAGATTCTAATGTTGAAGCCCCTGATAATGTATCACTTGAAGAATACATTCCTGGTGAAGACTGATAAGGACAGGGAAGAGGCAATGGATCCAGGAAGTATTGGTTTCCACACTAGGGAGCCTCGTATACAGCTTTACATCTTACTGGGCCTTGTATATTCTACAATGACACCAGTTCTACTCCCATTCATAGTTGTTTTCTTTGGCCTGGCTTATCTTGTGTTCCGTCATCAG ATCATAAATGTTTACAACCAGGAATATGAAAGTGCTGCAGCATTCTGGCCTGATGTCCATGGTCGCGTTGTGTCTGCATTGATTCTCTCTCAATTGGTTCTAATGGGATTGTTGAGTACCAAAGGAGCTAAAATATCTACACCATTTCTTCTTCCACTTCCAATAATGACCGTAGCGTTCTATAAGTATTGTGCAGGTCGCTATGAACCTGCATTTGTTAGATATCCATTACAG GAAGCAAAGATGAAAGATACTCTGGAACATGCCAGAGAACCAAACCTGAACTTGAAAGGCTACCTTCAAAGCGCATATGTGCATCCAGTTTTTAAAGAGTGTGCTGAAGATGATGATGAAGAGGAAAAAGCTCTGTATGAGACCGTGATTGTGGCCACAAAACGCCAATCCAGGCGGAACACGCCAGTGCAAAGCAAAATGACTGGAGGATCCACGTCGCCGTTGCCAGATGCTGCTCATGAAGATCTACAGCCTTGA
- the LOC101302729 gene encoding malonyl-CoA decarboxylase, mitochondrial-like: protein MNKKGLAILMRTRMRPTNDSSHLARSPLANMVNQTVNGSQSSSGAQKLNASSNTKRDLEVVSESMHSAISMSKIEVLDSVLSDFSEGYFSLCYENRQKLLVQLAKEYDLNRTQVRDLIKQYLGLELPGTGSDNADSEEEASLSAFYRIERNLRHALKPMYEVLFERLNTHPGGLKFLSILRADILSILAEDNLASLRALDSYLKEKLSTWLSPAALELHQITWDDPASLLEKIVAYEAVHPISNLIDLKRRLGVGRRCFGYFHPAIPGEPLIFIEAALMKDLAQSVQEVLWDVPPIPECEATCALFYSISSTQPGLSGINLGKFLIKRVITLVRKDMPHISTFATLSPIPGYMQWLLSKLASQSKLAEGEDMPNTSADRSGSTFWENILEPEEERELTDAFGEFTTGKNSMEVMLNLLTSANHEWTKSDKLLSVLKPPLMRLCARYLLQEKKRGKALDFVANFHLQNGAMVERINWMADRSDKGLHQSGGIMVNYVYRLGNIEDYSQSYFSTGHIHTSNELSR from the exons AACATGGTTAATCAAACGGTGAACGGAAGCCAATCAAGTAGCGGAGCCCAAAAGCTCAATGCTTCAAGCAACACCAAGAG GGATTTAGAGGTTGTAAGCGAGTCCATGCACTCTGCAATTTCAATGAGTAAAATAGAAGTCTTGGATTCTGTGCTGAGTGATTTCTCTGAG GGATATTTTAGCCTTTGCTATGAGAATCGTCAAAAATTGCTTGTGCAACTTGCCAAAGAGTATGATCTTAACAGGACACAGGTTCGCGATTTGATAAAGCAGTATTTGGGACTTGAGCTTCCTGGAACTGGAA GTGACAATGCTGACTCAGAAGAGGAGGCATCTCTTTCTGCTTTCTACCGCATTGAGAGGAACTTGAGACATGCTCTCAAGCCCATGTATGAAGTGCTATTTGAGCGGCTTAATACGCATCCCGGAGGGTTGAAGTTCTTGTCTATTCTTCGAGCTGATATCTTATCAATTCTCGC AGAAGATAATCTGGCGTCTTTGCGAGCATTGGATTCCTATTTAAAGGAGAAACTTAGTACGTGGCTTAGTCCCGCTGCCTTAGAGCTCCACCAGATCACATGGGATGATCCTGCCTCTTTGCTGGAAAAAATTGTGGCTTATGAG GCCGTGCACCCAATCAGCAATCTTATAGATCTTAAGAGAAGGTTGGGAGTTGGTCGCCGGTGTTTTGGGTACTTTCATCCAGCAATACCTG GTGAACCCCTTATTTTCATAGAAGCTGCACTCATGAAAGATCTGGCTCAATCTGTACAG GAAGTTCTATGGGATGTCCCTCCTATTCCTGAATGTGAGGCTACATGTGCGTTGTTTTACTCCATATCATCAACTCAG CCTGGCTTATCAGGGATCAACCTGGGAAAGTTTCTAATCAAACGTGTGATAACACTGGTGAGGAAAGACATGCCACATATTTCT ACATTTGCAACTCTCAGCCCCATTCCAGGGTACATGCAATGGCTCCTATCAAAATTGGCATCCCAGTCAAAACTTGCTGAAGGTGAAGACATGCCAAACACGTCAGCTGATAGATCTGGTTCCACATTTTGGGAGAACATACTTGAACCAGAAGAGGAAAGAGAACTTACAGATGCTTTTGG GGAATTCACCACTGGGAAAAACAGCATGGAAGTGATGCTCAATTTACTGACTTCAGCAAACCATGAGTGGACAAAGTCTGATAAATTGCTTTCAGTTCTAAAACCCCCTCTAATGCGATTGTGTGCCAG GTACCTTCTGCAAGAGAAAAAGAGAGGCAAAGCTCTGGATTTTGTTGCAAATTTTCACTTACAGAATGGAGCA ATGGTTGAGAGAATTAATTGGATGGCTGATCGATCAGATAAAGGCCTTCATCAAAGTGGTGGTATCATGGTGAACTATGTTTACAG ATTGGGCAACATTGAAGATTATTCTCAGTCATATTTCAGTACAGGGCATATCCATACTTCTAATGAACTTTCCCGTTGA
- the LOC101305153 gene encoding uncharacterized protein LOC101305153, with protein MESSAALVPFSQLTSFFSHKPNNRISKAHPSWHSKPRTSLPTRIHCQKMYVPGFGEASPEAKAASNLHSFFTYVAVSIVTAQLESYNTEAYEELMEFLSRNSLNDGDKFCADLMRESSRHQALALRILEVRSAYCKNDFEWDNLKRLASKMVDESNTRLMRDYVLETSHVDSEGKNEK; from the exons ATGGAATCCTCTGCAGCACTTGTCCCATTCTCTCAGCTCACTTCTTTCTTCTCACATAAACCCAACAACAGAATTAGCAAAGCTCATCCTTCTTGGCATTCCAAACCAAGAACCTCTCTGCCAACTCGCATACACTGCCAAAAGATGTATGTCCCTG GATTTGGAGAAGCGTCGCCAGAAGCAAAGGCGGCCAGTAATCTCCATAGTTTCTTCACTTATGTTGCTGTTAGCATTGTCACTGCACAGCTTGAG AGTTACAACACAGAGGCATATGAAGAGCTGATGGAGTTTCTGAGTAGAAACTCACTGAATGATGGAGACAAGTTCTGTGCCGATTTGATGCGAGAATCTTCCAGGCATCAGGCACTAG CTCTACGGATTTTAGAG GTTCGATCTGCATATTGTAAGAATGATTTTGAATGGGACAACTTAAAGCGGTTGGCTAGTAAG ATGGTGGATGAATCCAACACAAGACTCATGAGGGATTATGTCTTAGAAACAAGTCATGTGGACAGTGAAGGAAAAAATGAGAAGTGA
- the LOC101302431 gene encoding chitin elicitor receptor kinase 1-like: MMLAEKNTQIKLLAFHVLLLLLLLLLLLSFTAEAKCKNGCQALASYYVWDGSNLTYISNIFHQQVSEILKYNPQVHNPDDVLAGTRINIPYSCDCLNSDFLGHTFSYLTQHGDTYNNIAQIAFANLTTEEWVHRVNNYPTTQIPEKVTINVTVNCSCGNGKISKDYGFFVTYPLRLGESLSSVTVESGVQARLLEMYNKGSNFSSGDGLVFVPARDQNGTFPPYKSRTAGISRGAIIGLCVGGVSAALALASFLFCRVYKSKVVEAPFLSTPPEERYLQIQHTHVLASGITSETTSESVALVSGSSPGLMGITVDKSVEFSYEELSKATNDFSIKIGQGGFGSVYYADLRGEKAAIKKMDMQATKEFLAELKVLTHVHHLNLVRLIGYCVEDSLFLVYEYIENGNLSQHLRGSSGLGVLPWQTRMQIALDSARGLEYIHEHTVPVYIHRDIKSANILIDKNFRAKVADFGLTKLSEYGSTSLQTRLVGTFGYMPPEYAQYGDVSPKIDVYAFGVVLFELISAMEAVVRTNEYVSESRGLVALFETVLSQPDPREDLGKLVDPRLSSDDYSLDSVYKMAQLAKACTQENPQLRPSMRSIVVALMTLSSSTEEWDVGSFYENHTDLVNLMSGR, encoded by the exons ATGATGCTTGCAGAGAAAAATACACAAATCAAACTGTTAGCCTTCCATGTACTTCTTCTTCTTCTTCTTCTTCTGCTTCTTCTGTCATTCACAGCAGAAGCTAAGTGCAAAAATGGCTGCCAAGCCTTAGCCTCATACTATGTCTGGGATGGTTCAAACCTCACTTACATTAGCAACATCTTTCACCAACAAGTTTCTGAAATTCTCAAGTACAACCCTCAAGTCCACAACCCTGATGACGTCCTAGCTGGTACTCGAATCAACATACCATATTCATGTGACTGCTTGAACAGTGACTTTTTGGGGCATACGTTCTCCTACCTCACCCAACACGGTGATACCTATAACAATATTGCTCAGATCGCATTTGCTAATCTCACTACAGAAGAATGGGTGCATAGAGTGAACAATTATCCAACAACTCAGATACCTGAAAAAGTTACAATCAATGTAACAGTGAACTGCTCTTGCGGTAATGGAAAGATATCAAAGGATTATGGGTTTTTCGTGACATATCCTCTCCGTCTCGGTGAGAGCTTGTCCTCTGTGACCGTGGAGAGTGGTGTTCAGGCAAGGTTGCTGGAGATGTACAACAAAGGGTCCAACTTTAGTTCAGGCGATGGCTTAGTCTTTGTGCCGGCAAGAG ATCAAAATGGGACTTTTCCACCATACAAGTCAAG AACAGCTG GTATCTCAAGAGGAGCTATTATTGGTTTATGTGTTGGAGGAGTTTCTGCTGCTCTAGCTTTGGCAAGTTTCCTATTTTGTCGGGTTTATAAGAGTAAGGTGGTTGAGGCACCATTTCTTTCCACACCACCTGAAGAGCGCTATCTTCAAATCCAACATACACATG TTTTAGCTTCTGGAATCACTTCTGAGACAACTTCTGAATCAGTTGCTCTAGTCAGTGGTTCTTCTCCAGGCCTTATGGGTATAACTGTGGACAAATCAGTGGAGTTCTCATATGAAGAACTTTCCAAAGCTACTAATGACTTCAGCATTAAAATTGGACAGGGTGGGTTTGGATCTGTTTATTATGCAGATCTCCGAGGCGAG AAAGCAGCAATCAAAAAGATGGATATGCAAGCAACAAAAGAATTCCTTGCTGAACTGAAGGTTCTAACACATGTTCATCACTTAAACCTG GTGCGCTTGATAGGGTATTGTGTCGAGGACTCCTTATTTCTAGTCTATGAGTACATTGAAAATGGTAACTTAAGTCAACATTTGCGTGGCTCTTCTGGATTAGGCGTATTGCCATGGCAAACCAGGATGCAAATAGCCTTAGATTCTGCAAGAGGACTAGAATATATCCACGAACACACTGTTCCTGTCTACATTCATCGTGACATCAAGTCAGCAAACATCTTAATAGACAAAAACTTCCGCGCAAAG GTTGCAGATTTTGGGCTAACAAAACTATCTGAATATGGAAGCACTTCACTGCAGACACGTCTTGTGGGTACATTCGGATACATGCCTCCAGA GTATGCTCAATATGGTGATGTGTCCCCCAAAATCGATGTTTATGCTTTCGGTGTTGTACTTTTTGAGTTAATATCTGCCATGGAAGCTGTTGTGAGGACAAATGAATATGTGTCTGAATCTAGAGGACTTGTTGCTTTG TTTGAAACTGTTCTTAGCCAGCCTGATCCGAGAGAAGATCTTGGTAAACTTGTCGACCCCAGACTTAGCAGCGACGATTACTCACTTGACTCGGTCTACAAG ATGGCTCAACTTGCCAAAGCTTGCACACAAGAGAATCCTCAACTGAGGCCAAGCATGAGATCTATTGTCGTTGCGCTAATGACACTTTCATCATCAACTGAGGAATGGGATGTTGGTTCGTTTTATGAAAATCATACTGATCTAGTCAATCTAATGTCAGGGAGGTAG
- the LOC101302140 gene encoding uncharacterized protein LOC101302140, translating to MTDVPYLQRRVEELALEDEVKQRPWEQSFKHATGTDKEPPVVDDDDSPMELQQNEDEGSGAEEDSDVEEYEAPEDIDPVMLTEKLLEGYYNDAGQTSSGFCAACVDNEVCKTCGHKNGLPADYNPMNCVVCGTTDEHENGSCQIQDFLLVWEKIIHRAT from the exons ATGACCGACGTCCCTTATCTGCAGCGCCGAGTTGAAGAACTCGCTTTGGAAGACGAGGTGAAGCAGCGCCCGTGGGAACAATCATTTAAGCACG CTACTGGCACTGACAAGGAGCCTCCTGTCGTAGATGATGATGATTCTCCAATGGAGCTGCAGCAAAACGAAGATGAGG GTAGCGGTGCCGAAGAAGATAGTGATGTAGAAGAATATGAAGCTCCAGAAGATATCGATCCAGTTATGTTAACCGAAAAGTTGTTAGAGGGTTATTATAATGATGCTGGTCAAACATCTTCTGGATTTTGTGCTGCTTGTGTTGACAATGAAGTCTGCAAAACTTGTGGTCACAAGAATGGCCTCCCTGCTGATTATAATCCAATGAATTGTGTAGTTTGTGGTACCACTGATGAGCATGAGAATGGATCTTGTCAAATTCAGGATTTCCTTTTGGTATGGGAAAAGATCATTCATCGAGCAACTTGA